A window of the Streptomyces sp. NBC_01351 genome harbors these coding sequences:
- a CDS encoding helix-turn-helix domain-containing protein has protein sequence MATEDRDSEARDEELAGVLTAVGPRLRALRRQRGTTLAELSETTGISLSTLSRLESGQRRPTLELLLPLARAHRVALDELVGAPETGDPRIRPRPFVRHGRTYVPLTRDFGGLHAYKTVLPPAEDSATVPELKVHEGYEWLYVLSGKVRLLLGEHDLVLGPGEAAEFDTRTPHAILNAGPRPAEFLNLFGPQGERIHVRARPTTTSPEGRR, from the coding sequence ATGGCCACCGAGGACCGTGACAGCGAAGCGCGTGACGAGGAACTCGCGGGCGTGCTGACCGCCGTGGGCCCACGGCTGCGCGCCCTGCGCCGACAGCGCGGCACCACCCTCGCCGAGCTCAGCGAGACCACCGGAATCTCCCTCTCCACCCTCTCCCGCCTGGAGTCGGGGCAGCGCCGGCCGACGCTGGAGCTGCTGCTTCCGCTCGCCCGGGCGCACCGGGTGGCGCTCGACGAGCTGGTCGGCGCCCCGGAAACCGGAGATCCGCGGATCCGGCCGCGCCCCTTCGTCCGGCACGGCAGGACGTACGTGCCTCTGACGCGGGATTTCGGCGGGTTGCACGCGTACAAGACGGTCCTGCCGCCTGCCGAAGACTCGGCGACCGTGCCCGAGCTGAAGGTCCACGAGGGCTACGAGTGGCTGTACGTGCTGTCCGGGAAGGTGCGGCTGCTGCTGGGCGAGCACGACCTGGTCCTCGGTCCGGGCGAGGCCGCCGAGTTCGACACCCGCACCCCGCACGCCATCTTGAACGCCGGACCGCGCCCCGCCGAGTTCCTCAACCTCTTCGGCCCGCAGGGCGAGCGGATCCACGTCCGGGCCCGGCCCACCACCACCTCACCGGAAGGACGCCGATGA
- a CDS encoding MDR family MFS transporter translates to MTTAPAVAAAPPVLDRRRRNVIFGTIMLGVLLAALDQTIVGTALPTIVADLGGGDHMSWVVTSYLLAETVATVLVGKFGDMFGRKLIFQISAIIFITGSFLCGLASNMTLLIVWRGVQGIGAGGLMVTSMALIADVVPLRERGKYQGAIGAVFGVATVIGPLLGGLFTDNLTWRWCFYVNVPIAILVVVAAARTIPVVRAAGGAVIDYLGIAFVTAGASALILATSLGGNELAWSSATIIGLFVGGVVALVLFCLVEARAAEPMLPMRLFRNPVFSVCSVLSFVVGFAMLGAMTFLPTYLQYVDGDSATVSGVRTLPLVIGLLIASVFSGNVTSKTGRYRIFPIVGCAVMGVGLYLLSTMGPGTNAWLESLYMFVLGVGIGLCMQVLTIAVQNTVDYADLGTATSGVTFFRTLGSAFGTAVFGTIYANSLAPELEAGVAEAARATGQDPAQLGAAAQSPQGVHGLDPAAAGPVIDAYAEALHTVFLWTVPVAVVGFVVALFLKQVRLRDTARAGSTDMGDGFGSPVTASGDSAKLLELAVGKLVRNMGPEEARAIVDSSDTRLDIAGAWAVMQVDLMTRTVGYASLGLMAGRRSLPPEVLLPVFERMVDEGYLTRQNGFFSHTPAGEREAGVISAAWAEWLKDQLEQDRGRPRSEELRVAADAIAKRLLAEDLNEGHFAPRVGARV, encoded by the coding sequence GTGACCACAGCCCCCGCCGTAGCCGCAGCGCCCCCCGTGCTCGACCGGCGGCGGCGCAACGTCATCTTCGGCACGATCATGCTGGGTGTGCTGCTGGCCGCACTCGACCAGACGATCGTGGGCACGGCTCTGCCCACGATCGTGGCGGATCTGGGCGGCGGGGACCACATGTCGTGGGTGGTGACCTCGTACCTGCTCGCCGAGACCGTGGCGACCGTGCTGGTGGGCAAGTTCGGTGACATGTTCGGCCGGAAACTGATCTTCCAGATCTCGGCGATCATCTTCATCACCGGATCGTTCCTGTGCGGCCTCGCGAGCAACATGACCCTCCTCATCGTGTGGCGGGGCGTGCAGGGCATCGGGGCCGGCGGCCTGATGGTCACGTCCATGGCGCTGATCGCCGACGTGGTGCCGCTGCGCGAACGGGGCAAGTACCAGGGCGCGATCGGCGCCGTCTTCGGGGTGGCGACCGTCATCGGACCGCTGCTGGGCGGGCTGTTCACCGACAACCTCACCTGGCGCTGGTGCTTCTACGTCAACGTCCCCATCGCCATCCTGGTGGTGGTCGCGGCCGCGCGGACGATCCCCGTGGTCCGTGCGGCGGGCGGGGCGGTAATCGACTACCTGGGCATCGCCTTCGTCACGGCCGGAGCCAGTGCGCTGATCCTGGCCACGAGCCTGGGCGGGAACGAGCTCGCGTGGAGCTCGGCGACGATCATCGGCCTCTTCGTCGGCGGCGTCGTGGCCCTGGTGCTGTTCTGCCTGGTGGAGGCCCGGGCGGCGGAGCCGATGCTGCCGATGCGGCTGTTCCGCAACCCCGTCTTCTCGGTCTGCTCGGTGCTCAGCTTCGTGGTGGGCTTCGCGATGTTGGGCGCGATGACGTTCCTGCCGACGTACCTTCAGTACGTGGACGGGGATTCGGCCACGGTCTCGGGCGTACGCACGCTGCCGCTGGTCATCGGCCTGCTGATCGCCTCCGTCTTCAGCGGCAACGTCACCAGCAAGACGGGGCGGTACCGGATCTTCCCGATCGTGGGCTGCGCGGTGATGGGGGTCGGGCTGTACCTGCTGTCCACGATGGGACCGGGGACCAACGCCTGGCTGGAATCGCTGTACATGTTCGTGCTCGGTGTCGGCATCGGCCTGTGCATGCAGGTCCTCACGATCGCCGTGCAGAACACCGTCGACTACGCCGACCTCGGCACGGCCACGTCCGGCGTCACCTTCTTCCGTACGCTGGGCAGCGCCTTCGGCACCGCCGTCTTCGGCACGATCTACGCCAACAGCCTGGCGCCCGAACTCGAGGCGGGCGTGGCGGAGGCGGCGCGGGCCACCGGTCAGGACCCGGCGCAACTGGGCGCGGCGGCGCAGAGCCCGCAGGGAGTGCACGGGCTCGATCCGGCGGCCGCCGGCCCGGTCATCGACGCGTACGCGGAGGCCCTGCACACCGTGTTCCTGTGGACGGTGCCGGTGGCGGTGGTCGGCTTCGTGGTGGCCCTCTTCCTCAAGCAGGTCCGGCTGCGGGACACCGCCCGGGCCGGCTCCACGGACATGGGCGACGGCTTCGGCTCGCCGGTCACGGCCTCCGGGGACTCGGCCAAGCTGCTGGAGCTGGCGGTCGGCAAGCTCGTGCGGAACATGGGGCCGGAGGAGGCGCGGGCGATCGTCGACTCCTCCGACACCCGGCTGGACATTGCGGGTGCGTGGGCGGTGATGCAGGTGGACCTGATGACCCGGACCGTCGGCTACGCCAGCCTGGGCCTGATGGCCGGGCGGCGCTCCCTGCCGCCGGAGGTGCTGCTGCCGGTCTTCGAGCGGATGGTCGACGAGGGCTACCTGACGCGGCAGAACGGATTCTTCTCGCACACCCCGGCGGGGGAACGGGAAGCCGGGGTCATCTCGGCCGCGTGGGCGGAGTGGCTGAAGGACCAGTTGGAGCAGGACCGGGGACGGCCGCGGAGCGAGGAACTGAGGGTGGCGGCGGACGCGATCGCGAAGCGGCTGCTGGCGGAGGACCTGAACGAGGGGCACTTCGCGCCGAGGGTGGGCGCGCGGGTCTAG
- a CDS encoding nucleotide triphosphate diphosphatase NUDT15, which translates to MNTTDSTDSTDSTERPERAVPQPNAVVGVGLVVVAPDGRVLLGQAHDGRWELPGGKVDPGEGFEQAAARELAEETDLRAAPEGIRVLAVQISAKSGVTRLTAAAVTTTARGVPAVTEPHKIARWEWFAPEAIPATLYAPSAAVLRTWRPDLTALPHVPSYDYPTVAVQETHETH; encoded by the coding sequence ATGAACACCACCGACAGCACCGACAGCACCGACAGCACCGAGCGCCCCGAGCGTGCCGTGCCCCAGCCCAACGCCGTCGTCGGCGTCGGGCTCGTCGTCGTGGCCCCGGACGGCCGGGTGCTGCTCGGCCAGGCGCACGACGGCCGCTGGGAGCTGCCCGGCGGGAAGGTCGATCCCGGGGAGGGCTTCGAGCAGGCGGCCGCCCGGGAGCTGGCCGAGGAGACGGACCTGCGGGCGGCCCCCGAGGGGATCCGCGTGCTCGCCGTCCAGATCAGCGCGAAGTCCGGTGTGACGCGGCTGACGGCGGCCGCCGTCACCACCACGGCGCGGGGCGTTCCCGCCGTCACCGAGCCGCACAAGATCGCCCGATGGGAGTGGTTCGCCCCGGAGGCGATCCCCGCCACCCTCTACGCACCGTCGGCAGCCGTGCTGCGCACGTGGCGCCCGGACCTCACGGCCCTCCCGCACGTGCCCTCGTACGACTATCCGACCGTCGCTGTGCAAGAAACCCACGAGACCCACTAG
- a CDS encoding NAD(P)/FAD-dependent oxidoreductase codes for MDDAKETMDSLFDVVVVGGGAAGLAGALTLVRARRSVLVIDSGSPRNAPAAHMHGYLGHDGRDPAELLSAGRAEVTGYGGRIRQGTAVAADRLPDGRFLVRCGDGSTVRARRLLVATGLVDELPAVPGLAARWGRDVLHCPYCHGWEVRDTPVAVLAGGPVSVHQAKLWRHWCEWTTLLAHTWKLTAEDRELLAALGIAVAEGEVTGLVVDGDDRLSGVTLAGGGALECRALVVAPRFAARSGVLTSLGLPTAGLERDGHVIGTCVASDAATGATALPGVWVAGNVTAPMAQVAGAAAQGVQAAVAINADLIEEQIRRAVEAYRAGS; via the coding sequence ATGGACGACGCAAAGGAAACGATGGACAGCTTGTTCGACGTGGTGGTCGTGGGCGGCGGGGCCGCAGGGCTCGCCGGGGCGCTGACCCTGGTCCGGGCCCGCCGGTCGGTCCTGGTCATCGACTCCGGCAGCCCGCGCAACGCCCCCGCCGCGCACATGCACGGCTATCTCGGCCACGACGGGCGCGACCCGGCCGAGCTGCTGTCCGCGGGCCGGGCGGAGGTGACCGGATACGGCGGGCGGATCCGGCAGGGCACGGCCGTCGCCGCGGACCGGCTCCCCGACGGGAGGTTCCTGGTGCGCTGCGGGGACGGCTCGACGGTCCGCGCGCGGCGGCTGCTGGTCGCCACCGGGCTGGTGGACGAGCTGCCCGCCGTACCCGGCCTCGCGGCGCGCTGGGGGCGGGACGTGCTGCACTGCCCGTACTGCCACGGCTGGGAGGTGCGGGACACGCCGGTCGCGGTGCTGGCGGGCGGCCCGGTCTCCGTGCACCAGGCGAAGCTGTGGCGGCACTGGTGCGAGTGGACCACGCTGCTCGCGCACACCTGGAAGCTCACGGCGGAGGACCGCGAGCTGCTCGCCGCCCTCGGGATCGCGGTGGCCGAGGGGGAGGTGACGGGCCTCGTGGTCGACGGTGACGACCGGCTGAGCGGGGTGACCCTGGCGGGCGGAGGAGCGCTGGAATGCCGGGCGCTGGTGGTGGCCCCCCGGTTCGCTGCCCGCTCCGGAGTGCTGACCAGCCTCGGCCTGCCGACGGCGGGGCTGGAGCGGGACGGCCACGTGATCGGCACCTGCGTCGCGTCCGACGCGGCGACCGGGGCCACCGCGCTGCCCGGGGTCTGGGTCGCGGGGAACGTGACGGCCCCGATGGCGCAGGTCGCGGGCGCCGCGGCGCAGGGGGTCCAGGCGGCCGTCGCCATCAACGCGGACCTGATCGAGGAGCAGATCCGGCGGGCGGTGGAGGCGTACCGCGCGGGCTCCTGA
- a CDS encoding 6-phospho-beta-glucosidase, with amino-acid sequence MRLTILGGGGFRVPLVYGALLGDHAEGRVSHVTLYDEDPARLTAMARVLADQAAAAGVPDAPAVTATGDLDEALRGADFVFSAIRVGGLEGRAADERIALAEGVLGQETVGAGGIAYGLRTVPVAREIARRIARTAPEAWVINFTNPAGLVTEAMAEELGARVIGICDSPVGLGRRIARLLGARPGEAWIDYVGLNHLGWVRGLRIGGRDELPRLLADTAALESFEEGRLFGAEWLRSLGAIPNEYLHYYYFNRDTVRTYQEAKQTRGAFLRDQQRGFYAEAGRAGQPAGAALAAWDRTRAEREATYMAENREAAGVGERDESDLESGGYEKVALALMRAIARDERATLILNVPNRSTLAVLDAEAVIEVPCLVDANGAHPVGVEQLPLHAVGLVTAVKAVEREVLAAAASGSRSAAVKAFALHPLVDSVGVARRLLDGYAATHPGLAYLR; translated from the coding sequence GTGCGGCTGACGATCCTCGGTGGGGGCGGCTTCCGCGTGCCGCTCGTCTACGGAGCACTGCTCGGCGACCATGCCGAGGGCCGGGTGTCCCATGTGACGCTGTACGACGAGGACCCGGCGCGGCTCACCGCCATGGCCCGGGTGCTCGCGGACCAGGCCGCGGCCGCCGGGGTGCCGGACGCACCCGCCGTCACGGCCACCGGGGACCTCGACGAGGCCCTGCGCGGGGCCGACTTCGTCTTCTCCGCCATCAGGGTGGGAGGCCTGGAGGGCCGTGCCGCCGACGAGCGGATCGCCCTGGCCGAGGGAGTGCTGGGCCAGGAGACGGTGGGCGCGGGCGGGATCGCGTACGGCCTGCGGACCGTGCCGGTGGCCCGGGAGATCGCGCGCAGGATCGCCCGTACCGCCCCCGAGGCGTGGGTCATCAACTTCACCAATCCGGCCGGGCTGGTCACCGAGGCGATGGCCGAGGAGCTCGGCGCGCGGGTGATCGGCATCTGCGATTCCCCCGTGGGCCTCGGCCGGCGCATCGCCCGGCTGCTCGGGGCCCGGCCCGGGGAGGCGTGGATCGACTACGTCGGCCTCAACCACCTGGGGTGGGTGCGCGGGCTGCGCATCGGCGGCCGCGACGAACTGCCCCGGCTGCTGGCCGACACCGCGGCCCTGGAGTCCTTCGAGGAGGGGCGGCTCTTCGGTGCCGAGTGGCTGCGCTCGCTCGGCGCGATCCCGAACGAGTACCTCCACTACTACTACTTCAACCGTGACACCGTACGGACGTACCAGGAGGCCAAGCAGACGCGCGGGGCCTTCCTGCGCGACCAGCAGCGGGGCTTCTACGCCGAGGCCGGCCGGGCCGGGCAGCCCGCCGGCGCGGCCCTCGCCGCCTGGGACCGGACCCGGGCCGAGCGCGAGGCCACGTACATGGCCGAAAACCGCGAGGCGGCCGGCGTGGGCGAGCGCGACGAGAGCGACCTGGAGTCCGGCGGCTACGAAAAGGTCGCGCTCGCGCTGATGCGGGCCATCGCGCGCGACGAGCGGGCCACGCTGATCCTGAACGTCCCCAACCGCTCCACGCTGGCCGTCCTCGACGCCGAGGCGGTGATCGAGGTCCCCTGCCTGGTCGACGCCAACGGAGCCCATCCGGTGGGCGTCGAGCAGCTGCCGCTGCACGCGGTGGGGCTGGTGACGGCCGTCAAGGCGGTCGAGCGGGAGGTCCTGGCGGCCGCGGCGAGCGGTTCCCGGTCGGCCGCGGTGAAGGCCTTCGCGCTGCATCCGCTGGTGGACTCGGTGGGGGTGGCCCGGCGGCTGCTGGACGGGTACGCGGCGACCCACCCGGGCCTGGCCTACCTGCGCTGA
- a CDS encoding NAD(P)/FAD-dependent oxidoreductase produces the protein MAHVLVIGGGIGGLATALLAARHGHTAELFERDTRAPGTALDRDFFGWRRPSVPQAGQPHALLGAARAVLRHELPDVYEEMLRLGARERHELDWFDVRPPARPGDEDLVMIQARRILLESALATALRAEPGVVSRYGEPVTGLTAAPMPTAAPGTPGTPGIRVTGVTTDEGSYEGDLVVDAGGRRGGAERWLTAAGCRPAVVERHRTGLAYFCRWYRLPEGMDEGPRRPWAVTGGAFAGCAVFPADNRVFAVTLFVHTTDTTRSALRDPAIFEGAARAFPPGEAWLALGARPLSDVLATASLDNRWSPQADERGPVVSGLVPIGDAITHTNPTLGQGTSLALWAALRVARTAHQDPGSERFAAEYHDWAVRTLKPWFDFQVVADSAIGERFATRAVRSGTPREVAALFDCALEDPEVMRARARVRHLAEPPERAYAGPEIRARVARWLEARPDYAPRLAGPDRGEWEKLTTG, from the coding sequence ATGGCACACGTGCTGGTCATCGGCGGAGGCATCGGAGGCCTGGCCACCGCCCTGCTCGCGGCACGGCACGGGCACACCGCCGAACTGTTCGAGCGCGACACCCGCGCCCCGGGCACCGCCCTCGACCGCGACTTCTTCGGCTGGCGCCGTCCGTCCGTACCGCAGGCGGGCCAGCCGCACGCACTGCTCGGCGCCGCGCGCGCTGTCCTGCGGCACGAACTGCCCGATGTCTACGAGGAGATGCTCCGGCTCGGCGCCCGCGAACGGCACGAGCTGGACTGGTTCGACGTACGTCCTCCCGCGCGCCCCGGCGACGAGGACCTCGTCATGATCCAGGCCCGGCGCATCCTGCTGGAGAGCGCGCTGGCCACGGCCCTGCGCGCCGAACCGGGGGTCGTCTCGCGGTACGGGGAACCGGTCACCGGGCTGACCGCGGCCCCCATGCCCACCGCGGCCCCCGGGACGCCCGGTACCCCAGGGATCAGGGTGACGGGGGTGACGACCGACGAGGGGAGTTACGAGGGGGACCTCGTGGTGGACGCGGGCGGGCGCCGGGGCGGCGCCGAGCGCTGGCTGACCGCGGCGGGCTGCCGGCCGGCCGTCGTGGAACGGCACCGCACCGGACTCGCCTACTTCTGCCGCTGGTACCGATTGCCCGAGGGCATGGACGAAGGGCCGCGCCGCCCGTGGGCGGTGACCGGCGGGGCCTTCGCCGGGTGCGCGGTCTTCCCCGCCGACAACCGGGTGTTCGCCGTGACGCTGTTCGTGCACACCACCGACACCACGCGCTCGGCGCTGCGCGACCCCGCGATCTTCGAGGGGGCCGCCCGGGCCTTCCCGCCCGGCGAGGCCTGGCTGGCACTGGGCGCGCGACCGCTGTCGGACGTACTCGCCACCGCGAGCCTGGACAACCGGTGGAGCCCGCAGGCCGACGAGCGGGGCCCCGTGGTGAGCGGGCTGGTCCCGATCGGGGACGCGATCACGCACACCAACCCGACCCTCGGGCAGGGCACTTCGCTCGCGCTGTGGGCGGCGCTCAGGGTGGCCCGTACGGCGCACCAGGACCCCGGATCGGAGCGGTTCGCCGCCGAGTACCACGACTGGGCGGTGCGCACGCTGAAGCCCTGGTTCGACTTCCAGGTGGTCGCCGACTCGGCGATCGGGGAGCGGTTCGCGACCCGGGCCGTGCGCTCGGGGACGCCGCGCGAGGTGGCGGCGCTGTTCGACTGCGCGCTGGAGGACCCGGAGGTGATGCGGGCGAGGGCGCGGGTCCGACACCTGGCCGAGCCGCCGGAGCGCGCGTACGCCGGCCCGGAGATCCGGGCCCGGGTCGCGCGCTGGCTGGAAGCGCGTCCGGACTACGCGCCGAGGCTCGCGGGCCCGGACCGGGGGGAGTGGGAGAAGCTGACGACGGGCTGA
- a CDS encoding ATP-dependent DNA ligase encodes MDLPVMPPVKPMLAKSVAKIPPGMQYEAKWDGFRAIVHRDGDEIEIGSRTGKSLTRYFPELVAALRINLPDRCVMDGEIVIVNGGRLDFDRLTERIHPAASRVKLLAETTPASFVAFDLLALGDEALLDTPLTERRTALAQSLSTARPPVHLAPATTDPALAREWFERFEGAGLDGVIAKPLDLPYRPDARLMFKIKHERTADVVVAGFRFHKSGPIVGSLLLGLYDDTGVLQHVGVCAAFPMKRRAELVEELDPLRMEDPTGHPWAAWAEESAHESARLPGAQSRWTGKKDLSWVPLRPERVVEVAYDHMEGDRFRHTAQFRRWRPDRVPESCTYAQLEEVVGYDLAEVLGPRPDAAGAP; translated from the coding sequence ATGGATCTGCCGGTGATGCCCCCCGTGAAACCGATGCTCGCCAAGTCCGTGGCCAAGATCCCGCCCGGCATGCAGTACGAGGCCAAGTGGGACGGTTTCCGGGCGATCGTGCATCGGGACGGCGACGAGATCGAGATCGGCAGCCGCACGGGGAAGTCCCTGACCAGGTATTTCCCGGAGCTGGTGGCGGCGCTGCGGATCAATCTGCCCGACCGCTGCGTCATGGACGGCGAGATCGTCATCGTCAATGGCGGGCGGCTCGACTTCGACCGGCTGACCGAGCGGATCCATCCCGCCGCCTCCCGCGTGAAACTGCTCGCCGAGACGACCCCCGCCAGTTTCGTCGCCTTCGACCTGCTCGCCCTCGGCGACGAGGCGCTCCTCGACACCCCGCTCACCGAGCGCCGTACCGCCCTTGCCCAGTCCCTCTCCACCGCTCGGCCCCCCGTTCACCTCGCGCCCGCGACCACCGACCCCGCGCTCGCGCGGGAGTGGTTCGAGCGGTTCGAAGGCGCCGGGCTCGACGGGGTGATCGCCAAGCCGCTCGATCTCCCCTACCGGCCCGATGCCCGCCTCATGTTCAAGATCAAGCACGAACGTACCGCCGACGTCGTCGTCGCGGGTTTCCGTTTCCACAAGAGCGGTCCGATTGTCGGATCGCTCCTGCTGGGGTTGTACGACGACACCGGCGTCCTCCAGCACGTGGGCGTGTGCGCCGCCTTCCCCATGAAGCGGCGCGCCGAGCTGGTGGAGGAGCTCGACCCGCTGCGGATGGAAGACCCCACCGGGCATCCCTGGGCGGCCTGGGCCGAGGAGTCCGCGCACGAGAGCGCCCGGCTGCCCGGCGCGCAGAGCCGCTGGACCGGCAAGAAGGACCTGTCCTGGGTGCCGCTGCGCCCGGAGCGGGTCGTCGAGGTCGCCTACGACCACATGGAGGGCGACCGCTTCCGGCACACCGCCCAGTTCCGCCGGTGGCGGCCCGACCGGGTGCCGGAGAGCTGTACGTACGCCCAGTTGGAGGAGGTCGTCGGCTACGACCTGGCGGAGGTGCTCGGCCCGCGGCCGGACGCCGCGGGGGCACCCTGA